The Aythya fuligula isolate bAytFul2 chromosome 2, bAytFul2.pri, whole genome shotgun sequence genome contains a region encoding:
- the DPH3 gene encoding DPH3 homolog yields the protein MMAVFHDEVEIEDFEYDAESGTYSYPCPCGDRFLITREDLENGEEVATCPSCSLILRVIYDQEQFMRDEVIAEPLANKELVKC from the exons ATGATGGCGGTGTTCCACGACGAGGTGGAGATCGAGGACTTCGAGTACGACGCCGAGAGCGGCACCTACAGCTACCCCTGCCCCTGCGGGGACCGCTTCCTCATCACGCGG GAGGACCTGGAGAACGGCGAGGAGGTGGccacctgccccagctgctcGCTCATCCTGCGCGTCATCTACGACCAG GAACAGTTCATGCGTGATGAAGTCATTGCAGAACCTTTGGCAAACAAGGAACTGGTTAAGTGCTGA